Part of the Pseudodesulfovibrio hydrargyri genome is shown below.
CACCAGATGATGCCGAGGAACAGAGCCAGGTTGATCAGCCGGAAGATGTACCGCTCCAACTGATAGTCCGCCAGGAACCAGCCCTCGAGATGGGGGCCGTGCTCGCTGGCGAAGGCGACCGCGGAGATTGCCAGGGCGGTCAGCAGAACCGTAAAAAACAGGTACGTCCGTTTCAAAGTGGAAACCCTCCTCTTTCTAAGCCTGGCCCAGGATCTTGCCTGTCGCCTTCTCAGCGTAGTCGTACACGTCCTTGGTCAGCTGCTCCATGGCGGCCTTGACCTCGGACTGGATCTCGGCGCGATTGGCCTTGATCAGGCTAGAAGCCTCCTTGCCGGCCTCGGCCAGCATGGCCTGTTCCTGGGCCACGCCTTCGTCCTTGGCGGCGTTCCGGATCTCTCCGGCCTCCTTGCGCGCCTGGGTCAGCTGAGCCTCGTAGTCGGCCACTTTTTTCTCGGCGCTGGAGTTGAAGCCCTCGATCTTCTCCAGCTGGTCGGTCATCAACCCCTTGCGCTTCTTGATGATTTCGCGGATCGGACGGATCAGCACGACATTCAGCAAGAAGATCATGACAATGAAGTTCAGACCTTGGATGAAAATGGTTTTGTCAGGTACTACCATACCATATGCCCCCGATGAGGTTGTGAATTTTGGCGCAAAGTCACTGCGAATTACCCAATTTCGCGGGTTGTGTCAAAGGCTTTTTGCCTTTGAACCAGCACGAATTAGCGGTTTCGCAATCGATCTATGAAGGATCGGAAATCTTTTCCGGCTTTGCGCTTGCGGCGGTGTCCAGGCTGCCCATGACGAGTTGGCCCTCAAGCACAGCGCCTTCCTCGACGACCAGGACCGGAGTCCTGATATTGCCCTGCAAATTCGCAGTCTTATGCAGGACAACCTTGTTCTTTGCCTCCACTTCACCCTTGATCCTGCCGGAGAGCACCAACTGGCCGACCTGGACCTGGCCTTCCACCACGGCATCCTGACCTATGACCAGCGTTCCTTCGGAGACCACCTCGCCCTGGAAGTTGCCGTCGATGCGCACCGCGCCCTGGAAATGCAACTTGCCGTGATAGTTGGTCCCCGCTCCCAAAAACGCATTGATCTCATCTCTGGCCATGAAAACCCGCTCCTGCGAAACCTGGTTGTGAAAAAAGGGGCTAGCTCCGTTCCGTTTACGCCTGCTTGAACAGGAACCGGCGCATGGATACGTTGAGCACAAGCCCGACGAGGCAAAAATTCACCAGGGTGGCGCTGCCCCCGTAACTGATGAACGGAAGGGGGATGCCGACCACTGGCATTAGCCCGAGGACCATACCTGTATTAATCAGGATTTGCCAGAAAAAATAGAAGAACACGCCGGCCGCCAGGTAGGACCCGAACAGGCCGCGCGCGTCCCGGGCTATGACCACCATTTGATAAAGAAATACGCAGAATAGGATCAAGAGGACCATGGTTCCGACAAAGCCCCATTCCTCGCCGAAAACGGCCACCGCGAAGTCGGTGTGGCGCTCGGGCAGAAAGCGCAGCTGGGACTGGGTCCCCTCCAGGAACCCCTTGCCCCAGAACCCGCCCGAACCGATGGCGATTTCCGACTGGATAATGTGGTAGCCCGCGCCCAGCGGGTCGGTGGTCGGGTCCAGGAAGGTCATGATCCGCTGTTTCTGATAGTCGTGGAGGAAGAACCAGGACAGGGGCAGCAGGCAGGGGATGGCCACCAGGCAGGTCTTGAAGACCTTTGCGGTCACGCCCCGAAAGAGGATCATGCCGCCCAGGATCATCAGTATGGACAGCCCCGAGCCCAGGTCCGGCTGCTTGATGATCAGCCCGGCCAGGATCAGGCCCACGCCGAGCACGTAGGCCAGGCGGATGAAGTTGAGGGGTTCGCGTTCCCTGGACAGAATTCGGGCGCCGACGATGAGGACGGCGATCTTGGCCAGTTCCGAGGGCTGGAAGTTCATGAACCCGAGGTCGAGCCAGCGGCGCGCCCCGTAGATGGTCTTGCCCGCGAAGAACACGGCCACCAGCAGGACCACCGTGGTCCAGAACAGGGGCCAGGCCATGGTCTTGAGGTGGCGGTAGTCGAAGAACATGAAGACGAGCATGCCGAACAGCCCCATGGCCCCCCAGAGCAGCTGGCGGTGGTAGAAGGGGGCCATGTTCATGCCCTCCTCCAGGCGGGTGCCGCTGGCCGAGTAGAGGTTGAGCACGCCGATGAGGAAGAGGATCACGGCCAGGCCGAAGAGCGGCCAGTTGATGTACAAGAGCAGCCTGCGATCAATCGGCATGGCGCTTCTCCTTGTGCTTGAGGGACAGGGCGCGCACGGCCCGGGCCTTGGCCTTCCGCTCCTCGGGGTTGGGCGTGACCTTGTCCAGGAAGAGGTAGTCGATGACCGCCTTGATGATGGGCCCGGCCCCGGAGCCGCCGTGCAGGCCGTGTTCCACCAGGCAGGCGATGGCGAAGCGGCGGCCGTCCTTTTCGGCTATGGCCGCCATCCAGGCGTGGTCGCGGAACCTGTAGGGAATCTGGTCGTCCTTGAGCGCCTTGAGTTCGTCGGTCAGCCGGACCACCTGGGCCGTGCCGGTCTTGCCGCCCACGGTCACGCCCTTGGTGCGGATGCGGCGGCAGGTGCCGTGCGGGTCCTCCACGGTGTCCACCAGGGCCTGGCGGAGCAGTCCGATCTGGTCGGGGCGCAGGGGGATGTCCGCCTGGACCACGGTCTTCTCGTCCTTGAGCAGCAGGGGCTTGAGCAGCTTGCCGCCGTTGGCGATGCCCGCGAAGAAGCGGACCACCTGCAACGGCGTGACCAGGGTGAATCCCTGGCCGATGGCCATGTTCAGGTTGTCGCCGCCCTGCCAGGACTCGCCGAACCGCTTGATCTTCCACTCGCGGGTGGGGATGTTGCCCGCCTTTTCGTGGGGCAGCCGGATGTCGGTCTTCTCGCCGAAGCCCACGGCCTTGGCGAACTCGCTCATGCGGTCCACGGTGAGTTTTTTGCCGAGTTTGTAAAAATAGACGTCGCAGGACTCCACCAGGGCGCGGTTCATGTCCACCTTGCCGTGGCCGCCGGCCCGCCAGCAGCGGAACACGCGGCGGCCGAGCTTGACGAATCCGGGACAGAACACGGTCTCCCGGGGGTCGATCATGCCGTAGCGCAGTCCGGCCCCGGCGACCACGTGCTTGAAGAGCGAGCCCGGCGGGTAGACCGACTGGATGACCCGGTTCTGCATGGGGTGCAGGGGGTCGTCGCGCAGCTTGGCCCACTGCTTGGAGGTCAGGCCTGAGGAAAAGTCGTTGGAGTCGTAGGACGGGGCCGTGGCCAGGGCCCAAAGCTGGCCGGTGTCGGCGTCCATGACGGCCACGCCGCCCGCCTCCTCGGAGAGCCAGTCCATGCACAGCTTCTGCAGCCCGAGGTCGATGGACAGGGATATCTCGTGCCCGGCCTGGGGGTGCTTGAGGATCCGCTCCTTGAGCCTGCGGCCGTTGACGTCCACCTGGTACTGGGTCAGCCCCTTGATGCCGCGCATGCGGTCTTCAAGCATGAGTTCTATGCCCTGCTTGCCCACGTAGTCGCCCAGCGCCAGGTTTGGCCGCTTGGACATGTCCTCCTCGTCCGCCTCGGCCACGTAGCCGAGCACGTGGGCGAACAGGTCGCCGTAGCGGTACAGCCTGCGCGGCCGGAACTGGATCTCCAGGCCGGGCCAGCGCAGCTTGTTGGTCTCGACCAGGGCCAGCTGGGCAAAGGTAAGGTCCGGGACCACGATGAGCGGCTCGAACGGTTTCACCCGCTTGCGGTTCTTGTTGTACAGGGTCTTGAGCTCGAAGTAGTCCTTGCCGGTCCAGACCGCGATCTGGTGGACCAGCCGGTCCACGTCCGGGCAGTCCTCGCGGATGATGCCGAGCGCGTAGGCGGGCTCGTTCACGGCCAGGAGGTCGCCGTTGCGGTCGCGGATGAGCCCGCGCGGCGAGGGGATGGACTCCTGGCGCAGCTGGTTCTCCAGGGCCTGGGCCTGGTACGCCTCGCCGCGGTGGATCTGCAGGTACCACAGGCGGACGGCGAACAGGCAGAAAAGCCCCAGGATGAGCGCCTGGAGCAGAATCAGGCCCGAGCGCGGGGCCTGCTGTTCGGAT
Proteins encoded:
- the mrdA gene encoding penicillin-binding protein 2, whose protein sequence is MSDLYNESEQQAPRSGLILLQALILGLFCLFAVRLWYLQIHRGEAYQAQALENQLRQESIPSPRGLIRDRNGDLLAVNEPAYALGIIREDCPDVDRLVHQIAVWTGKDYFELKTLYNKNRKRVKPFEPLIVVPDLTFAQLALVETNKLRWPGLEIQFRPRRLYRYGDLFAHVLGYVAEADEEDMSKRPNLALGDYVGKQGIELMLEDRMRGIKGLTQYQVDVNGRRLKERILKHPQAGHEISLSIDLGLQKLCMDWLSEEAGGVAVMDADTGQLWALATAPSYDSNDFSSGLTSKQWAKLRDDPLHPMQNRVIQSVYPPGSLFKHVVAGAGLRYGMIDPRETVFCPGFVKLGRRVFRCWRAGGHGKVDMNRALVESCDVYFYKLGKKLTVDRMSEFAKAVGFGEKTDIRLPHEKAGNIPTREWKIKRFGESWQGGDNLNMAIGQGFTLVTPLQVVRFFAGIANGGKLLKPLLLKDEKTVVQADIPLRPDQIGLLRQALVDTVEDPHGTCRRIRTKGVTVGGKTGTAQVVRLTDELKALKDDQIPYRFRDHAWMAAIAEKDGRRFAIACLVEHGLHGGSGAGPIIKAVIDYLFLDKVTPNPEERKAKARAVRALSLKHKEKRHAD
- the rodA gene encoding rod shape-determining protein RodA gives rise to the protein MPIDRRLLLYINWPLFGLAVILFLIGVLNLYSASGTRLEEGMNMAPFYHRQLLWGAMGLFGMLVFMFFDYRHLKTMAWPLFWTTVVLLVAVFFAGKTIYGARRWLDLGFMNFQPSELAKIAVLIVGARILSREREPLNFIRLAYVLGVGLILAGLIIKQPDLGSGLSILMILGGMILFRGVTAKVFKTCLVAIPCLLPLSWFFLHDYQKQRIMTFLDPTTDPLGAGYHIIQSEIAIGSGGFWGKGFLEGTQSQLRFLPERHTDFAVAVFGEEWGFVGTMVLLILFCVFLYQMVVIARDARGLFGSYLAAGVFFYFFWQILINTGMVLGLMPVVGIPLPFISYGGSATLVNFCLVGLVLNVSMRRFLFKQA
- a CDS encoding bactofilin family protein; this translates as MARDEINAFLGAGTNYHGKLHFQGAVRIDGNFQGEVVSEGTLVIGQDAVVEGQVQVGQLVLSGRIKGEVEAKNKVVLHKTANLQGNIRTPVLVVEEGAVLEGQLVMGSLDTAASAKPEKISDPS
- a CDS encoding ATP synthase F0 subunit B is translated as MVVPDKTIFIQGLNFIVMIFLLNVVLIRPIREIIKKRKGLMTDQLEKIEGFNSSAEKKVADYEAQLTQARKEAGEIRNAAKDEGVAQEQAMLAEAGKEASSLIKANRAEIQSEVKAAMEQLTKDVYDYAEKATGKILGQA